In Caldicoprobacter guelmensis, the genomic stretch CTTTGAGCCTGGCCATTGCTCGGGCCATAGCGGCCTTTGACTGATAATATTCCTTCATGCTCCTGCGCAGGCGTATCCTCTGCTGTGCCCGTTCAAGGGCGGCCTGAGCACGCTTTTCGTCTATCTCTTCCGGCCATTCCACCGAATGAGATAGAATAATGGTCTCATCGGGGCGTACCTCCATAAAACCTTCATTTATAGCCGCCTCACGCCATTTACCGTTTTGCTTGATCTTAAGCGTCCCAATGGCAACCAAAGCTACCATTGGGACATGCCCTTTCATTATTCCCAATTCGCCGTCAGAGCTGTTTACTATCACCATCTCCACGTTTCCCCTGAAAAAAGTCCTCTCAGGGGTTATGACTTCAAGATAGAATTCACTTGCCATTTTTTATCAACTCGCTTTCCTCATCCTCTCGGCTTTTTCAAACACCTCGTCCAAGTTCCCTACCATGAAAAATGCTGCTTCGGGTATATCGTCCACCTCTCCGTCTACAATAGCCCTGAAACCTTCTATGGTTTCTTTAAGTGGAACAAACTTTCCTTCTATTCCGGTATATGTGGCCGCTACATGGAAGGGCTGAGACAAGAATCGCTGTATCTTACGCGCCCTGTAGACAGCCAGCCTGTCTTCTTCATTGAGCTCTTCCATACCAAGTATGGCTATTATGTCCTGTAGCTCTTTGTACCGCTGTAAAATTTCCTGGGCCTTGCGTGCCACTCGGTAATGCTCCTTGCCAACTATTCTCGGGTCAAGTATCCTCGAGCTGGAATCCAATGGGTCAATTGCGGGATATATGCCCATTTCGGCAATCTGCCTTGAGAGAACAGTGGTGGCATCCAGGTGAGCAAATATGGTTGCAGGAGCAGGATCGGTCAGGTCATCTGCAGGCACATACACCGCCTGAACCGATGTAATGGAGCCGTTTTTGGTGGACGTTATGCGTTCCTGCAGTGCCCCAACCTCCACAGCCAGGGTAGGTTGATACCCAACAGCCGAAGGCATTCTTCCCAACAGTGCGGACACCTCAGCTCCTGCCTGGATGAAACGGAATATATTGTCTATGAAAAGAAGTACGTCCTGTCCTTCCTTGTCTCTGAAGTATTCGGCAAGGGTAAGGCCTGTTAAAGCCACACGCATTCTAGCGCCCGGTGGCTCATCCATTTGGCCAAACACCAGAGCCGTCCTTTCTAGCACACCCGACTGCGTCATCTCCGTCACCAGCTCATGCCCCTCTCGAGTGCGCTCACCTACACCTGTAAACACCGAAACCCCACCATGCTGGGTGACGATGTTGTGTATGAGCTCCATGATGAGCACCGTTTTACCCACGCCAGCTCCACCAAACAGTCCAATCTTACCACCTTTTGGATAGGGAGCCAGCAGGTCTATAACCTTGATTCCGGTTTCGAGTATGTCGGTAGCCGGACGTTGCTCTTCAAGAGGCGGTGCAGGGCGATGAATAGGAACCCTCTCCTGCGCATTTACAGGCCCCTTGCCGTCAATCGGTTCTCCCAGAACATTGAAAACCCGGCCCAACACTTCCTTACCCACAGGTACCGAAATGGGAGCCCCTGTATCATATGCTTCCAGCCCTCTTTTTAAGCCATCTGTAGCTTCAAGGGCAATGCAGCGCACCTTGCGGTTGCCTAAATGCTGAGACACCTCAGCCCACACCACCCTTGTACCGTCCACTATTTTCACGGCATTGAGTATGGCCGGCATATCTTCCGATTCAAACTGTATATCAATTACTGGACCGACAATTTGCACCACTTTTCCCTTGTTTTTGTATTCCATATATGTCTCATCTCCTTTATCAGAACCGCTTTTCAAGTGCAGCTACGCCACCCATTATTTCGGAAATTTCATTGGTAATAACTGCCTGCCGTGCCTGATTGTACTTGATCTGCAACTCGGCTATCATGTCATCCGCGTTATTTGTAGCGGTATCCATTGCCATCATCCTGGCCTGCTGCTCGCTGGCAAAAGACTGTATCAATGCCCCATATATGAATCCCAGAAGATACTTAGGAATCAGCAGGTCAAGCACAGCTTTGGGTGAGGGATGATAGAGTATATCGGCACGGTACTCCACATCGAGGCTGACATCTAAAAATGCCGAAAGTTCCACCGGTAACAGCTTTATAACCCTCGGGGTCTGCTTCACCGTCGATTCCATGTGGGTATAGACGATATAAAGTTCATCCATCTTATTTTGGCTATAGGCATCTATTAGCTGCTCAGCCATATCCCTTGAATAGTGAAAATTCGGATTTTCTGCTGCATCCAAATACTCATCGTTGACATTATAGCCTTTTCGCTTGAAAAAATCACGGGCTACATGGCCCACCACGAATATATCAACAGTACCACCGTGCTGCTGTATGTGCGAAAGGGCTGTCTGCAGCACGTTGTGGTTGTAAGCACCGCACAGCCCCTTATTTCCTGCAATGACCAGATAGGCAGCCCTTTCATTTCCCTTCGGCACAAAAAAAGGGTGGTCGATTCCAGGGCTATGAACTATGATGTCTTTGAGAGTAGAGCGTATTTTCTCGAAGTATACGTGATTAGCCCTATATTTTTCCATGGCCCTGCTGAGCTTAGACGAAGCGATGAGGTACATGGCCTTGGTTATCTGGCGCGTTTGACGTATGGTCCTGATCCTTCGCTTGATCTCAATTACGTTGTACATAACAATAATCACCTGCACATCTTTATCACTTCAAGAATGTCTGTTTAAAATCCTTCGCAGCAGCCTCTATCTCGGCCATATCCTCTTCAGTTATATCGCCGGTCCGTCGTATATTTTCAATGATATTTCTATGGTAACACTCCATATACTCGATAAACTGCTGCTTAAATTCTTGAATCCTGTTTACGGGTACATCCAGAAGCATCTTTCTGGTTACCACATATAACAGTATTACCTGATGGACTACATCCATCGGGTGATACTGCTCCTGCTTGAGCATTTCGGTGATCCTCTCTCCCTGAGCCAGCAATTCCTGTGTTGAAGGGTCAAGCTCTGAGCTAAACTGGGAGAATACCTGCAATTCACGGTACTGTGCAAGCTCCAGGCGTAAAGTACCCGAAACTTTGGCCATGGCTTTGATCTGGGCCGCCTTCCCTACCCTTGATACCGACAATCCAACATTTACGGCTGGACGAATACCAGCAAAGAACAGCTCGTCTTCCAAAAAAATCTGGCCATCGGTTATTGAGATCACGTTGGTAGGAATATATCCCGATATATCACCGGCCTGGGTTTCTATTATGGGCAGCGCCGTCAACGACCCACCGCCCTTCTCTTTGCTCAGTTTAGCTGCACGCTCCAGAAGGCGGGAATGTAAATAGAATATATCTCCTGGATAGGCCTCTCGCCCCGGAGGACGGCGCAGCAGCAACGACAAAGTCCTGTAGGCTATGGCGTGTTTGGACAAATCGTCGTAAACGATGAGCACGTCCTTCCCCTTGTACATGAAGTACTCTGCCATTGCACAGCCCGCATAAGGGGCAATGTACTGCATGGGAGCCGAATCGCTGGCTGTCGCCGAAACCACAATGGTGTAATCCATAGCACCCATTTCCCTTAAGGTGTTGATGACCTGGGATACCGTGGAGGCCTTTTGGCCTATGGCCACATATACGCATATTACATCCTTGTCTCTTTGGTTGACTATCGTGTCCAGCGCAATAGCCGTCTTGCCCGTCTGGCGATCGCCTATGATGAGTTGCCTTTGGCCTCTCCCTATAGGTATCATGGAGTCTATGGCCAGCAGGCCGGTCTGCAAAGGTTGATTCACAACATCCCTTTCATATATGCCAGGAGCCTTCTGCTCAATCTCCCTGTAGGCTTCAGCGCGAATAGGGCCTTTCCCGTCAAGGGGCTGTCCCAGGGGATTGACCACCCTACCCAGCAAACCCTCACCCACAGGTACCTGAACCACTCGACCGGTGCTGTAAACAATCGTGCCCTCAATTACAGAATTCTGGTTGTTGAGCAACACAGCCCCCACCATATCCTCTTCAAGGTTAAAGGCGATACCGAAGACATCGCCTTCAAATCTTAGAAGCTCGCCATACTTGCAATCGCTCAAACCACTTATTAATACCACACCATCCCCTGAACGTATTACGTGGCCAATACTTTCAACATTGAATTCTTGCTGGTATTCTTGAATCCTGTCTCTAATGAATTCTCCAACCGAGTCCATATCGAGAAGCTGGACTGAGGACTTAATGTCAATCCCTAGTTCAGCCATATCACCTTTTTGAAGCCCTAGTAGGTGTTCCTTCATCCTATTCAGCTGGCCTTTTATGCTTCCGTCATATATCCTATCACCAATGGCTACTATAATTCCGCCTATTATTTCGGGGTCAACCTTTAAATTGAGCTTTACCTTCCGACCCAAAAAATCTGCAAATCGATTTTCTATCTGTGCAACAGTAGCATCATCTAGTGGAAAAGCCGACCATAAAGTCCCTGTTTCGACGTTTGTTGTCATCATGTTTCCACCTTCTCTAGGAATTTCTCTATTATGGCTTTATTCTGTTCAGGGGTTATATTGCTTTGCAAAACCTTGGAAGCCAGCTCTACAGCCAAATTGGCAGCTTGTGCCTGGAGCATCTCAATGGCTCTCTCTCGTTCCTGCTCTATTTGGCGCCTTGCCTGTGTCAGCATAGCCTCCGCTTGTAGCTGAGCTTGTTGCTGCGCTTCCTGTATGCGCTCCTGCGCTGTACGTTCAGCCTGCTCCATTATAATCCTTACCTGCTGACGTACCTTCTCAAGCTCCTCTCTGGATAAGCGCTTGTTTTCCTCAATTTCGCTTTCACGCCTTTTAAGCTCCTCTATCTTTGCCTCAAAGCTCTGGGTACGCTTATCTAAAAAGCTCTTTATCGGCTTAAAAAGCCACTTTTTTAAAAAGAAAAACAATATAACGACGTTGATTATATGGAAGATAAACGTCCAAAGGTATTCTTTCATGCTTTCTTCACCATTTCCTTAAAATTTTGTTTTAATATCAAAAAAAGAATATTTCGTGAGAAAGGAGTTATCAAAGTAAATAACTCTTCTCACGATAAGAATTTTGGGTTTATTTTGTTAATGTAAAAAACCTTATTGCAAAAAGATGATCAGCAATGCAGTTACAAAGCCATATATAGCTATGGACTCCGTAAGAGCTAAGCCCAAAAGCAGGATCCTGTTGATCTGGTTTACGGCTTCGGGCTGTCTTCCAGTAGCTTCAGCGGCTTTGCCAGTAGCAATCCCCATCCCTATGCCTGCACCCAAACCAGTCAAAACAGCCAGTCCAGCACCAATCGCAGCTAATCCCATTTCAAGTTCACCTCCTGACAAATTTCCCTGCTACAATCTTAGTGTCACTCAATGGCTTCTCCTATGAAGGTCAATGATAAAGTAATGAATATAAATGTCTGTATAAATCCATCAAACAAAGTAAAGTATATCGATAAAAACGAAGGAATAACCACAGGAACTACTTTGTAAATCAGCTCCATCACCACCAGTCCTCCCAAGATGTTTCCAAACATTCGGGAAGCTAAAGATACAGGTACTGCTAAATCGGTCAACACCTTAATAGGAGCTATAAATGGAACAGGCTTGCCGTAATCCTTTATCCTGCCCCACAAGCCCTTCTTCCTAATACCATAGACATTAATCAGGAAAAAGGTGATGATGGACAACGCAAAGGTGGTTGCAATGTAAGTAGTAGGAGGTCTCAATCCCAAAAGCTCAATGGTATTTGCAAAACCTAGGTAAAGCACCAGCGTACCGATGTAAGGTGCCAGCTCTCTGCTGAACTCATGTACCGTGTCGCGTGAGAAACTGTAAACCCATTCCACCAATAGCTCAAGAATGTTTTGAAACCCCGTCGGCACCTCTTGAAACCGTGGAAAAATGTAAAATCTTACCACAAAAGCAAAGATAATAAGCCCTACGCTTACAATCCACGATATACACACGGCGTCGGTTACAGGTATCCCATCCATTATTGGTATGGTAAACCACACCTTCGGATTTATATCTATTCCTTCCATATGCCATCGCTTCCCTTCTGTTTAGTAGTCTTCCCAACAGAGAGGTTTTTCTTTATAACATAAAAAAATATGTACAACACCATTCCGGCACTTAAGGACAACAGAAGCGTTACCGACCATGCAGCCGTCAATGCCAAAATAAGTAAAATAACAAAATTTTTTATAGCAATCTTCATAAAAAATTTTCCGTCCATCTTTCCTGACCTGAGGATTCCATTTATTACCGCCTCGGTCAAGCGCATCACTCCCATTTCAATAAAAAAGCCGCCTGTCAAGCCGGCCAAAATCATAACAACCTTCAAGTCCCTGATACCACCCTGCAACTTTACTTTATTTACAATCCTCTGCTCCATAAATAATTTCGTTTTATTGTATAAATTCAAGTATAAAAAGTTGTTGGGAAGTTGTCAATGTGAAATTTTGATTCATATTTGGCTAAAAAGAAAAAGCATTGGTCAAAAATCGTATATAGCGCTCTATTACTATGACGCAGGTTAAAATTCTAAAGGGCTCTAGTAATCTTCTATTATGTAATTGATAGCGGGTGTAAATATCCTTTCCAAATATTCAATCGCTTTCTCATCCAATACATCGAGCTTGCCCTGCTTATAAGCCTGCGCTGGAGTTATATAGCCCCAAAGCAACTGGGTAAACGTTGTGATGGGGATCACAGCTTGCGGAGATACAGAAGATGAAGTCACTTCTATAACTTCGCCAACACTACAAAGGTTAAAAACGCCATTGTTCCATTCCAATACAGGGTCTATAACCTGGATATTCAAATCAACTTCCCTTAAAGGTTTCAATATCCTCAATGCTTGCTTTACGTCCACAATACGCCCCATCACATAAGGCTGTTTGTACATCACTCCCCTGGGATTTGACATATCCATATATGTAATATCGTCGGGCGGTGCATTCCATACAATGGAATCAACCTGGGAATAGTGGTTGGCAATAAGCCTGAGCAAAGCATTTTTGGCTTCAGGAGTAGTATAAACGAGCTCACGAACCTTGCAACGGCGGTTTGAAATTTCAAAAAGCACATAACCCACCGTTTCGGAATCCTTGACTACCATATATCCAGTACCACCGGCTATATGGAGGTCATCCAACAACCGATCCCAGTCACCTTCATCCCTCTCCACATATCCATTATATGCCTCCATGAATTTTTTGTAACAGTCATTCATTAAAGGTATATGCCCTTTCTCTGTCGGAATTATATCATATATAATTTTGCCTGCCTTACCCAATATCTCTCGGTCTCCACTATACATCAAGTGGTGGTAACATATCTCCCATCCATATTTTCTGTAGAAATCATAGCGAAAGGGCAACAAAATGGACACCCACTCCTGTCGCATGCGCATAACCTCCAAAGCATGACGGATGAGTGTCCCTGCATCGCCTCGCCCCCTGTACTGTGGCCAGGTTGAAAGGCCCACCAGGTATGAGGTCTTTACGCTCTGTCCCCTCAGCATGATTTTATAAGGCAAGAGTTGCAGTGCACAACGAACCTCTTTACCTTGGTAAACCGCCAATGTATTTTCATCTCTGTATCTCTTCCTGAAAAACCAGTCAACAAACTCAGAAGGGTCGTCAAAGCAGTATTCCCACAGCTTTTTTATTTGCACCATATCATCAGGTTGAGCAAACCTTATCTCCATATGGTCATTCCCCCAACAGGTATCCGGTGTACTTTTCTACCATCCTGACCGGATGGTACGATTTCTTTGCCTGGCGCAATCCCGGTATACCCATGTCCTCTTCACGGTTTATGTAAGGCACATCCTTCCAGCAATGCTCAGCAAATTGCTGGTTAATCATGGCATAGCACCCGTGGTATTGTGAATTGGCCTTTTCTATGTGAATGACCGCCATCTCAGGATTTAGAAGTTCTCCTAAAGAAAAAGCCTGGATCTTGCCGTCAATCCTCAAGGCACCGCCCTTGAGCTTTAATGCATCAAAATTACGCAAGGCTTCAAGGACAGCCACCTTCTCATATTCCAGCCCAGGAGCCAGACCTTTATTTTCCAACCATTCCAGCTCGGCCTGTATGCATTCCTCTATATTGCTATCACACACCGGTTCATAGGTGTACTGATAGCTTCTCAAGAACTTATTGATGTGATTTCGCTTTTGATGGTATTTCTTGCCTTTCAAGTAAATGAGGTCTTGTGTTTGGTAGACATAGTCATCATTGTTGGGGTCTCTCTCATATCTGAAAATGCCAGGTGTAGCTTCTTCAATTATCTTTTTGGTAACGTGGGTAACTCCCTTCATGACAAAGGGATATCCATGTTCTTTAAAATATTGCACCAACTTATAAACGGCACCGTCTACCCTGCTGTTTTCTCCTGGTAAAGGCGGAAAAGAAAAATGGAAGTCTTCACCAAACCTCCCTATAATACAAAGACAACCGTCAATTATCGAAAATCTCAAGTTGAAAGCATGCCGCCATATGAACATGTTTGTAAATGTAAACTCGGAATTCTCATAGTGCCTCAAAGAAAAATAATGGTCAAATACAGGTTTATCCCCCAGCTCTATTTCCTTGAAATGTATATCCACCGTTACTACCCCTTTCTCTATCTTCAATATATAACATCATTTTGAACTGTTCAAACACAAATTTTACTAATATTCGGGGTAGTAATCGATTTTTCTCTATTATAGCCTAGTAAGTCCCAGCATCATATGATTCTCATCGCTGGTTGTTTCCGCTTCTACATTTGACAGCACCTCTTTTATAGTAGCCATTATCGGTTCTAGCTTCTCATAGAATATCACAATTAAATCCCCTGTTTTTGCCCTTTTTATAGCGGTTTTGAGCGCCTCCACCTCTGAAAGAATTACCTCTACGTTATTAGGATCCATCCCCGCAGACAATACCCCTTCCTCTAGCAGTTTTGCTACCTCACCCCTACGCCTACCCCTCAAGTCCACGTCTTCCTTGATTATTACCCTGTCAAACCCTTTGCCGGCTATAAACCCTATGCGCCTTATGCTGCTGTCCTGCCTGTCCCCTGGAACCCCTATAATCCCCACTGTTCGTGAAGCACCCATCTTCTTTATGGCTTCTATTACGTGGGTATACCCGCTGATATTGTGTGCATAGTCCACCACCACCCTGAAGTCCCTTATATTGAATACGTTAAACCGACCAGGGTTATGAATCTCATCGGCATAGAAGGAAGCTAACGCTTTTTGGATGGTCTCTATGGGTATCTTCATGGCATAGGCAACGCTGACGGCAGCAAGGCTATTTTCAATATTATACACCAGTTTTCCTCCATAAGTAGCCGGTATTCTGGAAACATCCATACACTGTATAAATCCGTCTCCTGTAGCGATAGTTATATGTTGTCCTTTTAAGAATACGGCCAACCCGCCGGCTACTAAGTGTCTGTGTACGATGATGTTGTCTTCTTGCTTGGAAAAGTATATTATGTTGCTTTTCACTCGTTTGGCGGCTTCCACCACCATGGGGTCATCAGCATTCAGCACTACATACCCATTGGTCTTTACAGCTTCTACCACCAGCGACTTTACATGCAGCAAATCCTCAAGGGTATAGACCTCGTCGATCCCCAGATGGTCTTCGCTGATGTTGGTCAAGACAGCGATATCGCTCAGGTCATACCCCAATCCTGACCTGATGATGCCACCACGGGCAGTCTCCAGTACAGCCACTTCCACCCTCTTATCCGTCAAGACTATTTTTGCACTGGCAGGACCCGTGGTATCACCTTTCATGACACAGTGGTCGTTTATATAAACTCCGCCAGTGGTTGTCATTCCCACAGTATAGCCTTGCGTTCTTAATATATGAGCGATCATGCGTACAGTAGTGGTTTTCCCGTTTGTCCCAGTAACCGATATTATAGGGATTGAGTGCCTGCTCCCTGGCGGAAAAAGCATGTCTATGATATTTTGGGCTACGTTTCTAGGCTTGCCTTTGGACGGATAAAGGTGCATGCGAATACCAGGCGCAGCATTTACCTCTATCACCGCTCCCACGCCTTCTTCTATCGGTTTGGAGATGTCAGGGCAAGCAATATCGATTCCGGCAATGTCAAGCCCTATTATCTGCGCTGCCCTTACTGCAATTTCGCAGTTCACAGGATGTATCTTATTGGTACAATCGATGGCCTCTCCACCGGTGCTTAAATTGCCATTGGCTTTTAAATACACCCATTTGCCGGCTGGAGGAATACTGTCCAAGGTATATCCCTGCTTTTTGAGAAGCATCAGCGATATCTCATCTATCTTAATTTTGGTAAGCGGTTTTTCATGGCCTTCGCCTCGCCTTTCATCTTTGTTCACCATCTCTACCAATTGGGCAATGGTATGTACGCCATCGCCCACCACATGGGCAGGTATTCTCTGGGCAACCGCCACCACTCTACCGCCCACTACCAATACGCGGTAATCATTGCCCTTGATATATTTCTCCACTATAATGTTTTCATCTACTTGTCTGGCAATCTTAAAAGCCTGAACTACCTCCTCAGGAGTGGTGAGATTGAGCGATACTCCTTTTCCTTGATTTCCTTTTTCAGGCTTTATGACCACGGGATACCCCAGTTCCTCCGCTATCTGGAGCGCATCTTCAATTGTGGTGCATACGCTGCCCTCAGGGACAGGTATCCCCGCTTCCTTCAATATCTCTTTGGTCAATGTCTTATCACAGGCTATGTCAACCGAAATACAGCTGGTGTTTTCGGTTATGGTGGCTTCTATCCGCTTTTGATATTTTCCATATCCCAGTTGCAATATGCTGCCATTGCCGATTCTCATAACCGGGATTCCTCTTCCCAATGCAGCCTCAACAATGGCCTTAGTGCTGGGTCCTAATTCGTTCTTCACGGCTTTTTCTTTGATCCTGTTAAGATGTGAACTGAGGTCAAAAGAGTGACCTTTGCACAACGCTTCCACCAGTTGAACAGCACACTTCCCTGCTTCCACACCTGCCACCTCGTTTTTGTAGGCGTACACAATGGTATACTTAGTTGAATCCATGACCTGCCTTGCCCTGCCAAAGCTTACATCGTATCCTAGAATGCTCTGTATCTCCAAAGCGCAGTGTTCAATGACGTGTGACAGGTATGTCCCTTCCTCGAGCCTGGCGATAAAGCCACCAGGGCAACCAAGAGAGCAGTGGTGTTGGTACAGGCCGGGCAGCAATTTAAGCAGAGCGTCGTTAAACCCCTCTATGTCTTTTGTGGCTACATCCACCATGTCTTCCAGGTCCACCACCATTTTGATTACCTTTTGATGGCTGTAAATGTTCCTCCCTTTGAATGCCTTAATCTCACAAATCTTCAAAGCAATTACCTCCTGATTATTGGTCTACGGTATTTAATGTCATACCTGAAGCCTGCTGGAAGCACGTGCATTACAACGTTAGTAAGCGCCAGTATTTCATCTGGCTTAAGCTCTGAAACATTGGTAAAATCCAATGATTTGCCATCAAGTATTGTTACCGCATGAGAACCTATTACTTCAAATACAGCATCGCTATCAATTATAATAGCCGTATCCTCGTCAATTCCCACGCCAAGCATGTGCGGGTTTTGCGCTATAGCGGTAAGCAGGCGTCCAATTCGGCCCCTCTGAGCAAAGTGCTGGTCTATTACGACATCTTTTAAAAGCCCTAGCCCTGGAGCCATCTTCAATGTACACTTCTTAGGAGCATCATCATCTTTGCCAGAGGTGATCATGGTCTCGCTCATAACTGAAGCGCCTGCACTTGTCCCAGCAATGACCACACCACGACGATATGCCTCTTTTAACTTTTCTTCAGCCTTAGTGCCTCCCAAGAGGGAGGTAATACGTAGCTGGTCACCACCGGTGAAGAATATACATGTAGCGGCATTTATCTTGTCCACAAGGCTGTCTTCATTGGCATGATGCCTTGAATCTATATGTATGACATTTATTTCGTTTACTCCAAGCCGCTTAAATATACAGGTGTATTCCTCTCCTATGACCTCGGGATAGTCGGTGGCCACAGTCATGACCACTATATTTCCATTTTGTCCTCCTGCCAACTCTACCAGCTTTTTCAAAATTACACATTCACCTTCTTTATCTTCCGCCCCACCGATGATCATAAGCTTACCCTCTACTTTTTCCTCCATAACCAGCTCCTCCATCCACACTAATACAATACCTTTATTTTTCCAAAAATATAGAAGATTATTCCATGCCGTTTTGCCAAAAAAAATACACCCTTCCAAGATGGGTGTATTTTTAGGGAATGGCATTTATAATAATCTCTGTCTCATCTATTAGGATTGCTCCTATTAAACAGATAACTCCACAACAGATGATTTTAATCAAGGAAATGGAGGTAGCTGAGATGCTCTATATCAAAAACTCATATTTACCTTTGACCTTTGGGCCCTCATAGCTTCTGCCCTTTTCAAGGCTTCTAAAATTTTCTTTCTCTTGCGAAGCCCATCAATATAGCTGATACCCGATATAACAGGAAGCACCGCAATCGGTATTATGGCTATATCTGGCATATTTTTCTCAAAAGTCACGAAAATCTTGGTATATGGCACCAGCCAACCCCTCAAAATCACCTCAAACAAGTTAATAGCATTATGTGGGCGTTCCGCTCCCATGGCAAGGAGATATAAGACAATCGCAGGAACAGCTGCAATAAGGCCAGCTATAAATCCCTTATACGGAGCAAAAGCGTCCTTTTTAGCATCATCTAATCCCCTGTTGCTCATATCAGCATATATGACCAGCCAGAAAATGGCTATATAAACGAGGCCTACAATCCATTGATACACCTCGTTTTCATCAAAAATACCGAACAAACCCGGCATGAATATAAACTGTACCAATGACATCACAGCATGAGTCCCTAGCAGTTTCAAACCCTGTCTTATAAGTCCCACTTTTATCCCCTCCCCTTCCAGGTTTATTATACTACAAAAACAATATCGTTGCCAGGCAATTTTAAAGGGGAGGAGCGGATTAAAAACGTCATTTCAGGTGATTTTTTAACAC encodes the following:
- a CDS encoding F0F1 ATP synthase subunit A; its protein translation is MEGIDINPKVWFTIPIMDGIPVTDAVCISWIVSVGLIIFAFVVRFYIFPRFQEVPTGFQNILELLVEWVYSFSRDTVHEFSRELAPYIGTLVLYLGFANTIELLGLRPPTTYIATTFALSIITFFLINVYGIRKKGLWGRIKDYGKPVPFIAPIKVLTDLAVPVSLASRMFGNILGGLVVMELIYKVVPVVIPSFLSIYFTLFDGFIQTFIFITLSLTFIGEAIE
- the atpG gene encoding ATP synthase F1 subunit gamma; the encoded protein is MYNVIEIKRRIRTIRQTRQITKAMYLIASSKLSRAMEKYRANHVYFEKIRSTLKDIIVHSPGIDHPFFVPKGNERAAYLVIAGNKGLCGAYNHNVLQTALSHIQQHGGTVDIFVVGHVARDFFKRKGYNVNDEYLDAAENPNFHYSRDMAEQLIDAYSQNKMDELYIVYTHMESTVKQTPRVIKLLPVELSAFLDVSLDVEYRADILYHPSPKAVLDLLIPKYLLGFIYGALIQSFASEQQARMMAMDTATNNADDMIAELQIKYNQARQAVITNEISEIMGGVAALEKRF
- the atpF gene encoding F0F1 ATP synthase subunit B: MKEYLWTFIFHIINVVILFFFLKKWLFKPIKSFLDKRTQSFEAKIEELKRRESEIEENKRLSREELEKVRQQVRIIMEQAERTAQERIQEAQQQAQLQAEAMLTQARRQIEQERERAIEMLQAQAANLAVELASKVLQSNITPEQNKAIIEKFLEKVET
- the atpD gene encoding F0F1 ATP synthase subunit beta; the protein is MEYKNKGKVVQIVGPVIDIQFESEDMPAILNAVKIVDGTRVVWAEVSQHLGNRKVRCIALEATDGLKRGLEAYDTGAPISVPVGKEVLGRVFNVLGEPIDGKGPVNAQERVPIHRPAPPLEEQRPATDILETGIKVIDLLAPYPKGGKIGLFGGAGVGKTVLIMELIHNIVTQHGGVSVFTGVGERTREGHELVTEMTQSGVLERTALVFGQMDEPPGARMRVALTGLTLAEYFRDKEGQDVLLFIDNIFRFIQAGAEVSALLGRMPSAVGYQPTLAVEVGALQERITSTKNGSITSVQAVYVPADDLTDPAPATIFAHLDATTVLSRQIAEMGIYPAIDPLDSSSRILDPRIVGKEHYRVARKAQEILQRYKELQDIIAILGMEELNEEDRLAVYRARKIQRFLSQPFHVAATYTGIEGKFVPLKETIEGFRAIVDGEVDDIPEAAFFMVGNLDEVFEKAERMRKAS
- the atpE gene encoding ATP synthase F0 subunit C encodes the protein MGLAAIGAGLAVLTGLGAGIGMGIATGKAAEATGRQPEAVNQINRILLLGLALTESIAIYGFVTALLIIFLQ
- a CDS encoding GNAT family N-acetyltransferase, encoding MEIRFAQPDDMVQIKKLWEYCFDDPSEFVDWFFRKRYRDENTLAVYQGKEVRCALQLLPYKIMLRGQSVKTSYLVGLSTWPQYRGRGDAGTLIRHALEVMRMRQEWVSILLPFRYDFYRKYGWEICYHHLMYSGDREILGKAGKIIYDIIPTEKGHIPLMNDCYKKFMEAYNGYVERDEGDWDRLLDDLHIAGGTGYMVVKDSETVGYVLFEISNRRCKVRELVYTTPEAKNALLRLIANHYSQVDSIVWNAPPDDITYMDMSNPRGVMYKQPYVMGRIVDVKQALRILKPLREVDLNIQVIDPVLEWNNGVFNLCSVGEVIEVTSSSVSPQAVIPITTFTQLLWGYITPAQAYKQGKLDVLDEKAIEYLERIFTPAINYIIEDY
- the atpC gene encoding ATP synthase F1 subunit epsilon, with translation MASEFYLEVITPERTFFRGNVEMVIVNSSDGELGIMKGHVPMVALVAIGTLKIKQNGKWREAAINEGFMEVRPDETIILSHSVEWPEEIDEKRAQAALERAQQRIRLRRSMKEYYQSKAAMARAMARLKVKKRYNID
- the atpA gene encoding F0F1 ATP synthase subunit alpha, which translates into the protein MTTNVETGTLWSAFPLDDATVAQIENRFADFLGRKVKLNLKVDPEIIGGIIVAIGDRIYDGSIKGQLNRMKEHLLGLQKGDMAELGIDIKSSVQLLDMDSVGEFIRDRIQEYQQEFNVESIGHVIRSGDGVVLISGLSDCKYGELLRFEGDVFGIAFNLEEDMVGAVLLNNQNSVIEGTIVYSTGRVVQVPVGEGLLGRVVNPLGQPLDGKGPIRAEAYREIEQKAPGIYERDVVNQPLQTGLLAIDSMIPIGRGQRQLIIGDRQTGKTAIALDTIVNQRDKDVICVYVAIGQKASTVSQVINTLREMGAMDYTIVVSATASDSAPMQYIAPYAGCAMAEYFMYKGKDVLIVYDDLSKHAIAYRTLSLLLRRPPGREAYPGDIFYLHSRLLERAAKLSKEKGGGSLTALPIIETQAGDISGYIPTNVISITDGQIFLEDELFFAGIRPAVNVGLSVSRVGKAAQIKAMAKVSGTLRLELAQYRELQVFSQFSSELDPSTQELLAQGERITEMLKQEQYHPMDVVHQVILLYVVTRKMLLDVPVNRIQEFKQQFIEYMECYHRNIIENIRRTGDITEEDMAEIEAAAKDFKQTFLK